A stretch of Imperialibacter roseus DNA encodes these proteins:
- a CDS encoding pyridoxal phosphate-dependent decarboxylase family protein has translation MWKGEEELPMGAWFLGPKSEQAGVWQEVINYIFQDYAHWRKNYFPEDPLILGRAQRRSHDVWFDKLSNELDFVLNQLKADYPFYSPRYLAHMISETSMPGIMGYFAGMLYNPNNVSDEAAPVTVKLEIEAGKMIAGMLGYDTDKSWSHITSGGTIANMEALWLARQTQWIPVMVAELCREESIAFQVGLPNGDSKDIREVPVATLLNLTLDERLNIPERLAAQCKSDDAHQWLEDSFQSSRYNVGKKGVGLYRDVGVEPVILVSEAAHYSIRKIANLLGFGDDQVIPMPVDNNFRLSIPKLEEAILGMSASQTIVAVVGIMGTTEEGAVDPLVDIEKTRKKYEKEKCKSFWLHADAAWGGYLRTLYIDAPEQSDGAGKEAFENEDIEFIHLADSVTIDPHKLGYIPYPSGVINFKDKRSVLYARQKAPYILDQTSANFFDTRVLDEAIGPYIIEGSKPGAAALATWLTHRTIPLHRHGHGKIIRQSLAGAQRLYQLINEAQFKNTRLTIRTLTQPDTNVVCYLVLLNGASLKENNTINRGVYETFSLRTEDKRHLMPYDHAFFVSRTQIRCEQYSWESVGDILISYGFTKEEYLREGLFILRSVVMNPWLEQSKAVDAEYLDDFVKFLVLKATKIAESLIASPLAV, from the coding sequence ATGTGGAAGGGAGAAGAAGAGCTACCAATGGGTGCCTGGTTTCTGGGGCCAAAGTCAGAGCAGGCGGGGGTATGGCAGGAAGTTATCAACTACATTTTTCAGGACTATGCCCACTGGAGAAAGAATTATTTTCCGGAAGACCCGCTTATTCTCGGCCGGGCGCAGCGACGCTCGCACGACGTTTGGTTTGATAAATTGAGCAACGAGCTCGACTTTGTCCTCAATCAGCTAAAAGCTGACTATCCCTTTTACTCTCCCCGCTACCTGGCGCATATGATATCGGAAACAAGTATGCCAGGGATCATGGGCTATTTTGCTGGTATGTTGTACAATCCCAACAATGTGTCAGATGAGGCAGCCCCGGTAACAGTAAAACTGGAAATAGAAGCCGGCAAAATGATTGCAGGCATGCTGGGCTACGATACAGACAAAAGCTGGTCTCATATTACTTCTGGCGGCACCATTGCCAATATGGAGGCGCTTTGGTTGGCCCGGCAAACGCAGTGGATTCCCGTGATGGTGGCTGAACTTTGCCGGGAGGAATCTATCGCATTCCAGGTGGGGTTACCCAATGGAGACTCGAAGGACATCAGGGAAGTGCCTGTTGCTACACTGCTCAACCTCACACTCGATGAACGGCTGAATATCCCGGAACGACTGGCAGCACAGTGTAAGTCAGACGACGCTCATCAATGGTTGGAGGATTCTTTTCAATCCAGCAGGTACAACGTTGGTAAAAAAGGGGTGGGGCTTTACCGGGATGTCGGGGTGGAACCAGTTATTCTGGTTTCGGAAGCTGCTCACTACAGTATCCGGAAAATTGCCAACCTGCTCGGCTTTGGCGACGACCAGGTGATTCCTATGCCTGTCGACAACAATTTCAGACTTTCGATTCCAAAACTTGAAGAGGCCATACTGGGCATGAGTGCTTCACAAACAATTGTGGCCGTGGTAGGCATTATGGGCACAACTGAGGAAGGAGCAGTCGATCCCCTGGTGGATATCGAAAAGACAAGGAAAAAGTACGAAAAGGAGAAATGTAAATCGTTTTGGCTTCATGCCGATGCAGCCTGGGGAGGCTACTTGCGAACCCTTTACATAGACGCCCCTGAGCAATCAGATGGTGCTGGGAAAGAGGCGTTTGAAAACGAGGATATAGAATTTATTCATTTGGCAGATTCGGTCACAATCGATCCTCATAAGCTGGGATACATCCCGTACCCCTCTGGTGTAATCAATTTTAAAGATAAGCGGAGCGTACTTTATGCAAGGCAAAAGGCGCCTTATATCCTCGACCAGACAAGCGCCAATTTTTTCGATACCAGGGTATTGGATGAAGCCATTGGTCCCTATATCATTGAAGGATCCAAGCCGGGAGCCGCCGCCCTGGCGACCTGGTTAACGCACAGAACGATCCCGCTTCACCGACACGGCCATGGAAAAATCATCAGGCAGTCATTGGCAGGAGCCCAGCGACTCTACCAGTTAATTAACGAAGCTCAGTTTAAGAACACCAGGTTAACGATACGAACGTTGACCCAACCCGACACAAACGTTGTCTGCTATTTGGTGCTGCTGAATGGGGCATCATTAAAGGAAAATAATACCATAAATAGAGGAGTTTACGAAACCTTCTCGTTGAGAACGGAGGACAAGCGCCACCTCATGCCTTACGATCATGCTTTTTTTGTTTCGAGAACTCAAATCAGGTGTGAGCAGTATTCCTGGGAGTCAGTCGGCGATATTCTGATCAGCTATGGTTTTACGAAAGAAGAGTATTTGCGTGAAGGGCTTTTCATCTTACGTTCGGTCGTCATGAATCCCTGGCTTGAGCAGTCCAAAGCGGTTGATGCCGAATACCTCGATGACTTTGTGAAATTTCTCGTGCTTAAGGCTACCAAAATAGCCGAATCACTTATTGCGAGTCCGCTGGCAGTGTAG
- a CDS encoding RrF2 family transcriptional regulator, which translates to MFSKACEYAVRAVMYIAIKSAKGLKPGFKEIAREIDAPDPFVGKILQQLVREGIISSNKGPNGGFYLHPEGKPVPLMDIVRVIDGKEVFSLCVLGLKDCSDKFPCPIHHDVKAFRDKLKESMQNQHVQDLVKKIEQGKVFLKNHSINS; encoded by the coding sequence ATGTTTTCAAAAGCCTGCGAATATGCCGTAAGAGCGGTCATGTACATTGCCATCAAAAGCGCTAAAGGGCTGAAACCGGGCTTCAAAGAAATCGCCAGGGAAATTGACGCCCCGGATCCGTTTGTTGGTAAAATCTTGCAACAGCTGGTCAGGGAAGGTATCATATCTTCCAATAAAGGCCCGAACGGCGGGTTTTATCTTCACCCCGAAGGCAAGCCTGTGCCACTGATGGACATTGTGAGGGTAATTGATGGCAAGGAGGTGTTCAGCCTCTGCGTGCTTGGGCTGAAGGACTGCTCGGACAAATTCCCATGCCCTATTCATCACGATGTAAAAGCCTTCCGGGATAAATTGAAGGAAAGCATGCAAAACCAGCACGTTCAGGATCTTGTGAAAAAAATAGAGCAAGGCAAAGTGTTTCTTAAAAACCATAGCATTAACAGCTAG
- a CDS encoding glycyl radical enzyme family protein, whose amino-acid sequence MELNQEILSDIIVHMKYARYIPELNRRELWPEICGRYEEMMVDKYPHMREEIRENMAFVLQKKVLPSMRAMQFAGPPIIKNNSRIYNCAYLPVDDIRAFSEAMFLLLGGTGVGFSVQLHHVSQLPAVQKPERRRRFLVGDSLEGWADSIKMIMKAYFGFHSTLPDFDYSDIRPKGARLVTAGGKAPGPEPLRVCHAHVISVLERKQNGEKLSSLECHDIMCHIANAVLSGGIRRSAMISLFSPQDDEMLSCKFGNWWELNEQRGRANNSVVLTRDGTTKESFIKLWKKIELSGSGEPGFYFTNHPEWGTNPCCEIALRPFQFCNLCEINVSDVETQEDLNARARAAGFLGTLQAGFTDFHYLREEWIKTTEEDALIGVGMTGIASGRVFQMDLKEAADEVKHVNMEVSAKIGINFAARCTTIKPSGTSSLVLGTSSGIHAWHNDFYLRRVRIGKNEALYQYLKDNHPELLEDDLLNEKQGIICIPQKAPKGSITRSESAMDLLERIKIFNTEWVRNGYRLGNNANNVSATVSIKKDEWEKVGQWMWENKASYNGLSVLPFDSGNYQQPPFEDITEEKFNELEISLRSIDLSKVVEGEDETDLQAEAACAGGACAIV is encoded by the coding sequence ATGGAACTAAACCAGGAAATTCTTAGTGACATTATCGTACACATGAAGTATGCACGGTACATTCCGGAGCTCAATCGCAGGGAACTATGGCCGGAAATCTGCGGTCGCTATGAAGAAATGATGGTGGACAAATACCCTCATATGCGAGAGGAGATTCGGGAAAACATGGCGTTTGTACTACAAAAAAAAGTACTTCCCTCCATGCGGGCCATGCAGTTTGCCGGTCCTCCTATTATTAAAAACAACAGTCGTATTTACAACTGTGCCTACTTGCCAGTAGACGATATCAGGGCGTTTTCTGAGGCCATGTTTCTACTACTGGGCGGAACTGGCGTTGGGTTTTCCGTTCAGTTGCACCACGTCAGTCAATTGCCTGCTGTTCAAAAGCCCGAGCGGAGAAGAAGATTTTTGGTCGGCGACAGCCTGGAGGGCTGGGCCGATTCCATCAAAATGATTATGAAAGCCTATTTTGGATTTCACAGCACTCTGCCTGACTTCGATTACTCGGATATACGGCCCAAGGGAGCGAGGCTGGTGACCGCCGGCGGCAAAGCGCCAGGCCCTGAACCTCTAAGAGTTTGCCATGCTCATGTCATCTCCGTTCTTGAAAGAAAGCAGAACGGTGAAAAGCTGTCCTCACTGGAGTGCCACGACATCATGTGTCATATTGCCAATGCAGTGCTTTCGGGTGGCATTCGCAGGTCAGCTATGATATCTCTTTTTTCGCCGCAAGATGATGAAATGCTGAGCTGCAAGTTTGGCAACTGGTGGGAGCTTAATGAGCAAAGAGGCCGGGCCAACAACTCCGTGGTGCTCACCAGAGACGGCACTACCAAAGAGTCTTTTATTAAGCTTTGGAAGAAAATAGAGCTGTCGGGCTCTGGAGAACCTGGTTTCTATTTCACCAATCACCCAGAGTGGGGAACCAACCCTTGCTGCGAAATTGCTTTGCGGCCTTTCCAGTTCTGTAACCTCTGCGAAATTAACGTTTCGGATGTAGAAACGCAGGAAGACTTGAACGCAAGGGCCAGAGCGGCTGGTTTTCTGGGCACACTTCAGGCCGGATTTACCGATTTCCATTACCTGAGGGAAGAATGGATTAAAACAACGGAGGAGGATGCTCTTATCGGCGTAGGAATGACGGGAATAGCCAGTGGGAGAGTTTTCCAAATGGATTTGAAGGAAGCGGCTGATGAAGTGAAGCATGTCAACATGGAGGTATCGGCGAAAATAGGGATAAACTTTGCTGCCAGGTGCACTACAATAAAACCCTCCGGCACCAGTTCACTTGTATTGGGCACCTCTTCTGGCATCCACGCCTGGCACAACGATTTCTACCTGAGAAGGGTAAGAATAGGTAAGAATGAAGCATTGTACCAATACTTGAAGGACAACCACCCTGAGCTGCTGGAAGACGACTTACTCAACGAGAAACAGGGCATTATCTGTATCCCCCAGAAGGCACCTAAAGGGAGCATTACACGAAGCGAAAGTGCCATGGATTTACTGGAAAGAATAAAAATCTTTAATACTGAGTGGGTGAGGAATGGATATCGTCTTGGCAACAATGCTAACAACGTATCGGCAACAGTGTCCATCAAAAAAGACGAATGGGAAAAAGTCGGACAATGGATGTGGGAGAACAAAGCATCCTATAATGGTTTGAGTGTGCTGCCGTTTGACAGTGGAAATTATCAGCAACCTCCATTTGAAGATATTACTGAGGAGAAATTCAATGAACTGGAAATAAGCTTACGCAGCATTGACCTCTCAAAGGTAGTGGAGGGGGAAGATGAGACCGACCTGCAAGCGGAGGCAGCGTGCGCCGGCGGTGCCTGCGCTATCGTTTAG
- a CDS encoding metallophosphoesterase family protein, translating to MTKIGLISDTHGYLDERVFEYFAGCDEIWHAGDIGDQEVMNKLEAFKPVVAVYGNIDGADLRHSYPEDQVFEREEKTIWITHIGGYPPRYNRRVIKQLDTIKPYLFICGHSHIVKVLTDKARLPLIHINPGAAGMQGFHKMRTIMRFDLTPEGVKNLQLIELGKRG from the coding sequence ATGACAAAAATAGGACTGATCTCAGACACGCACGGTTATCTGGACGAAAGAGTGTTTGAATATTTTGCGGGGTGTGATGAAATTTGGCATGCTGGCGACATTGGCGACCAGGAGGTCATGAATAAGCTGGAGGCCTTCAAGCCGGTCGTAGCCGTATATGGTAATATCGACGGCGCTGACCTGAGACATTCATATCCGGAAGACCAGGTATTCGAACGGGAAGAAAAAACGATCTGGATCACGCATATAGGCGGCTACCCCCCCAGGTACAACCGAAGGGTAATAAAGCAACTGGATACGATCAAACCTTATCTTTTTATCTGCGGGCACTCTCATATAGTGAAAGTCCTTACCGACAAAGCAAGGCTTCCTCTGATCCACATCAACCCGGGTGCAGCTGGCATGCAGGGCTTTCACAAAATGCGCACCATCATGCGGTTTGATCTTACGCCAGAGGGGGTTAAGAACCTGCAGTTGATTGAGCTGGGGAAGAGGGGCTAA
- a CDS encoding ATP-binding protein yields MNIDSQHRIDYSQIRANLIILFIVAVSVVIGVALFLNARLDRFIAMNADLGKVINVAGRQRMLSQNISKTGLLIYYSDSLSIDRKKTIDSLSLIFAEAHRSLKGDNFAFHENKEQRTRLDSLFDKLEISFQGLTSTAKSIAHSSPVSKQNAERLLAYESDFLPLMDEITNEYERLSSEVLDEIDSSTTLVNYSIAISVLLSAITVLLVTLNAIKHYSVRLEQTREDLEKSVSQEKLKADKLEFLTRSIKVGIWEKSVSDGAERWSEALYTLLGYKKDEIRPTSETFLSLVHPADVPILMDSTDSSIKTGLPSTIEVRVKMKSGDYKWVEATGNTQRSENGKISLLIAGIVDIHDRKVLEMQLKAFIERAPASIAMFNKELRYIAASQKWVEEYNIQDQVIIGKSHYDIFPEVSDSWKDIHRKCLNGAVEMRDEDPFERADGTIQWLKWEVRPWYIDQDTVGGILMFTEDVTNNRLKKEELQKAKEVAEEASKAKEQFLATMSHEIRTPLNAINGITQILLLENPRFDQKEHLNLLKFSGESLLSLINDILDISKIEAGKLVLDYAPFDFFYLVNAIKSSLVFRAKENLVTVEVDYDKNLPHAFIGDDTRVTQVLYNLAGNAIKFTENGNVTISAKSLSRRDNFCKMRVSITDTGIGMSEEQQKGIFEAFSQAEGGTTRKYGGTGLGLYITRKILEMMGSEIQLQSKPGEGSTFFFDIELEETTLEVELTRKSVQKSKDFNGKDIHLLVAEDNTANQIIMKKFLKYVDVTFDIAANGLEAFDALQKKTYDLVLMDLQMPVMDGFTATIKIRGSADEYFQNIPIVALTADAFSNIREKTFAVGMTDYLSKPFKPADLYAIIEKYAGRVKKEVTVADSSLKSKIYELGEGDKEFVMEFSNNSVQNYIEFVSDLKKSIKERDLDLLHTIAHKIKSLNMLFELETLESKIDELKSHKASFFSETSLVEVIQKEAGAVIEEIKNTILND; encoded by the coding sequence ATGAACATTGATAGTCAGCATAGAATAGACTACAGTCAAATCAGAGCTAATCTGATTATTCTTTTCATTGTGGCGGTCTCAGTAGTGATTGGCGTGGCGCTATTCCTCAACGCCAGGCTCGACAGGTTCATTGCCATGAATGCCGACCTCGGCAAGGTAATTAATGTAGCTGGCAGACAGCGAATGTTGAGCCAAAATATCAGCAAAACAGGGCTGCTGATTTATTATTCCGATAGCCTTTCCATCGACCGAAAGAAAACAATCGATTCCCTTTCCCTTATTTTTGCAGAGGCTCATCGCTCACTGAAAGGAGACAATTTTGCCTTCCATGAAAATAAAGAGCAACGCACAAGGCTAGATTCTCTTTTTGACAAGCTTGAAATTTCTTTTCAGGGCCTGACCAGCACGGCCAAATCTATTGCTCATTCAAGCCCGGTGTCGAAACAAAATGCAGAAAGGCTTCTGGCATACGAATCGGACTTTCTACCCTTGATGGATGAAATCACCAATGAGTATGAGCGCCTCTCCTCCGAAGTATTGGATGAGATAGATAGTAGCACCACACTGGTCAATTATTCAATCGCTATTTCAGTATTACTTTCAGCAATTACGGTGCTACTGGTCACACTAAATGCCATCAAGCACTATTCTGTAAGGCTTGAACAAACGAGAGAAGATTTAGAAAAATCAGTTAGCCAGGAAAAGTTAAAAGCCGATAAGCTTGAGTTTCTAACACGGTCAATTAAGGTTGGTATTTGGGAAAAAAGTGTTTCTGACGGCGCAGAGAGGTGGTCGGAAGCACTCTACACCCTGCTAGGGTACAAAAAAGACGAGATAAGACCTACGTCGGAGACATTTCTTAGCCTGGTGCATCCGGCTGATGTTCCCATACTTATGGACTCCACGGATTCATCCATAAAAACTGGCCTTCCCTCAACCATAGAGGTGAGAGTGAAGATGAAGAGCGGGGATTACAAATGGGTAGAGGCCACCGGCAATACGCAACGCTCTGAGAATGGGAAAATTTCCTTACTCATTGCCGGCATTGTTGACATCCATGACCGCAAAGTGCTTGAAATGCAGCTCAAGGCCTTTATCGAAAGGGCTCCTGCGTCGATTGCAATGTTCAACAAAGAACTACGGTACATAGCGGCCAGCCAAAAATGGGTAGAAGAATACAACATTCAAGATCAGGTCATTATCGGGAAAAGCCACTACGATATTTTTCCTGAAGTAAGTGACAGCTGGAAAGATATCCACAGAAAATGCCTGAATGGTGCTGTTGAAATGAGAGACGAAGATCCATTTGAACGAGCAGACGGCACGATCCAATGGCTAAAATGGGAGGTGAGGCCATGGTACATCGACCAGGACACTGTTGGAGGCATCCTGATGTTCACAGAAGACGTCACCAACAATAGACTCAAGAAGGAAGAGCTGCAAAAAGCAAAAGAGGTCGCCGAAGAAGCTTCCAAGGCCAAGGAGCAGTTTTTGGCCACCATGAGCCATGAAATACGCACTCCTCTGAACGCCATCAACGGCATTACCCAAATCCTTTTGCTGGAAAACCCAAGGTTCGATCAAAAGGAGCACCTCAACCTGCTCAAATTTTCTGGCGAAAGTCTGCTAAGCCTCATCAACGACATCCTCGATATATCTAAAATAGAGGCCGGAAAATTGGTGCTTGACTATGCGCCATTCGATTTTTTCTATTTGGTGAATGCGATTAAAAGCTCATTGGTTTTTCGGGCAAAGGAAAATCTGGTCACGGTAGAGGTAGACTACGATAAAAACCTTCCCCATGCGTTTATAGGTGATGACACGAGGGTCACACAAGTTCTGTACAATTTAGCTGGCAACGCTATTAAATTTACCGAAAATGGCAACGTGACCATTTCGGCCAAATCATTAAGCCGAAGGGATAACTTTTGCAAAATGCGGGTGTCAATAACCGACACAGGAATTGGCATGTCCGAAGAACAGCAAAAGGGTATTTTTGAAGCATTTAGTCAGGCTGAAGGTGGAACTACCAGAAAATATGGAGGAACAGGTCTTGGCTTGTACATCACAAGGAAAATTTTGGAGATGATGGGTTCCGAAATTCAGTTGCAAAGTAAACCTGGAGAAGGTTCAACCTTCTTTTTCGATATCGAACTTGAGGAAACCACTCTCGAAGTGGAATTGACCAGGAAGTCGGTACAAAAAAGCAAAGACTTCAATGGCAAGGATATACATCTGCTGGTGGCGGAAGACAACACCGCCAATCAAATCATCATGAAGAAGTTCCTCAAGTATGTGGATGTTACTTTTGACATTGCAGCCAATGGATTAGAAGCTTTTGATGCCCTGCAAAAAAAGACATATGATTTGGTGCTGATGGATCTCCAAATGCCGGTAATGGATGGGTTTACGGCGACTATTAAAATACGGGGCAGCGCCGACGAGTATTTCCAGAATATCCCCATCGTTGCGTTAACGGCTGACGCATTCTCCAATATTCGGGAAAAAACGTTTGCCGTTGGTATGACTGACTATCTCAGCAAACCATTTAAACCAGCCGATCTTTATGCCATTATTGAGAAATATGCCGGACGAGTAAAAAAGGAAGTGACAGTGGCTGATTCTTCTCTAAAGAGTAAAATCTATGAGTTAGGAGAAGGCGACAAGGAATTTGTAATGGAGTTTTCCAACAACAGCGTGCAAAACTACATCGAGTTTGTCAGCGATTTGAAGAAGTCGATTAAGGAGAGAGACCTTGACCTATTGCACACAATCGCTCATAAAATCAAGTCGCTAAATATGCTTTTTGAGTTGGAAACGCTGGAATCGAAGATCGATGAACTTAAGTCACACAAAGCATCTTTTTTCTCAGAAACATCGCTTGTTGAAGTTATACAGAAGGAAGCTGGCGCTGTAATAGAAGAAATAAAAAACACCATATTGAATGACTGA
- a CDS encoding PAS domain-containing protein translates to MLSLEKKKSLRVCGLASLTIALIVMVGWLLDLSYLKDLGVAGASMKFNTALGFSLLGLALIGKAYERKWAVVVLTIFLSLLALVTLAEYIFGISLGIDQLFVTDRRSVKYPGRMSTGSSTAFLLTAFALTNLTSRRWYLRLKQYGLHLVSFMALLSIVGVAFGLSPNDRLIFISSMALHTAILFLATSICLSSLSQFGLANILTGEKPGNILSRRMFAQMTGTVLIAGYLLTTLESHQFITAKTSTVLIGVISLFFSLIYVGLIAKRLNLSHDIRRYTEKQLQSYNEALESKVAEQTKSMKTTLDRLYDINRVAMVGGWEADLATNKVTWSTTTKRIHEVPEDYQPDLSTAIKFYKEGEDRNAMAKTVNDAISLGLPWDVELRIITPTGKEKWVRAIGKPIFENGKCMRLNGTFQDIDKRKRVEIEATEGREFLQTLIDNIPVNIYAKDIESRKILINKAELSLMGLNDKALVIGKTDHELFPKASADLSKAEDLQVFSTGEPILGVETSMTLNSGETRWFLTSKIPIKNTEGTITGLLGVSVDITDRKHSEETLKGAATFKTQHQELKDFSSTLSEQLLNPLVSLLKEIETTGGENEEKLVSNVNRLQTSIRTTVKAIEDFTLSIKNTDSGNWRNIK, encoded by the coding sequence ATGTTGTCATTAGAAAAGAAAAAATCTCTTAGAGTGTGCGGCCTGGCATCGCTCACCATTGCCTTGATAGTAATGGTGGGGTGGTTGCTCGATTTATCCTACTTAAAAGATTTGGGAGTAGCCGGAGCGAGTATGAAGTTTAATACAGCTCTGGGCTTTTCTCTGCTGGGACTGGCACTTATAGGTAAGGCCTACGAGCGAAAATGGGCAGTGGTCGTCCTAACCATTTTCCTTAGCCTCCTCGCCCTTGTAACATTAGCTGAATATATTTTTGGCATTAGTCTGGGAATAGACCAACTATTTGTAACCGATCGGCGGAGTGTGAAATATCCCGGAAGAATGTCCACAGGTAGCTCCACTGCATTTCTTTTAACGGCTTTTGCGCTTACCAATTTAACAAGCCGCAGATGGTATCTCCGGCTAAAGCAATATGGCCTCCACCTGGTTTCATTTATGGCGCTCCTGTCCATTGTGGGAGTGGCGTTTGGGTTGTCGCCAAACGACAGGCTGATTTTTATTTCATCAATGGCATTGCACACAGCCATATTATTCTTGGCTACCTCCATTTGCCTTTCAAGCCTCTCACAATTTGGCTTAGCTAATATTTTGACGGGCGAAAAGCCAGGAAATATACTGTCCCGAAGAATGTTCGCACAGATGACGGGAACAGTTCTGATTGCTGGCTATTTGCTGACTACCCTTGAATCTCATCAATTCATAACGGCCAAGACATCCACAGTACTAATTGGTGTTATTTCGTTGTTCTTTAGCCTGATTTATGTTGGTCTCATTGCCAAGCGCCTCAATTTGTCTCATGACATAAGGCGATATACTGAAAAGCAGTTGCAGTCGTATAACGAAGCGCTGGAGTCAAAAGTGGCAGAGCAAACAAAATCAATGAAAACTACGCTGGACCGCCTCTACGATATTAATCGGGTGGCCATGGTTGGCGGATGGGAGGCTGATCTGGCAACCAATAAAGTCACCTGGAGCACCACAACCAAGCGTATCCACGAAGTGCCTGAGGACTACCAACCCGATCTGTCAACCGCTATTAAGTTTTACAAAGAAGGTGAAGACCGCAACGCCATGGCCAAAACCGTCAATGACGCCATTTCGCTTGGCTTACCATGGGACGTAGAACTAAGAATAATTACCCCAACAGGCAAAGAAAAATGGGTAAGGGCAATAGGTAAACCAATTTTTGAAAATGGTAAGTGTATGAGGTTAAACGGTACTTTTCAAGACATTGACAAAAGAAAACGGGTAGAAATAGAGGCAACGGAAGGGCGAGAATTTTTACAAACACTTATTGACAACATTCCTGTTAATATTTACGCTAAGGATATTGAGTCAAGAAAGATCCTCATTAACAAAGCCGAGTTGTCGCTTATGGGTCTCAACGATAAGGCGTTGGTTATAGGCAAAACAGATCATGAGTTGTTCCCGAAAGCGTCTGCTGACTTATCTAAGGCGGAAGACTTACAAGTATTTTCGACGGGAGAGCCTATATTGGGCGTGGAGACCTCCATGACATTGAACTCAGGAGAAACTCGTTGGTTTCTGACATCAAAAATACCGATAAAAAACACAGAAGGAACTATCACTGGCCTGCTTGGGGTTAGCGTGGACATTACCGACAGAAAGCACAGTGAAGAAACACTTAAGGGGGCTGCCACCTTTAAAACGCAACACCAGGAGCTAAAGGACTTTTCTTCTACCCTTTCCGAACAGCTTCTGAATCCTTTGGTAAGTTTACTCAAAGAGATTGAAACTACCGGTGGGGAAAATGAGGAAAAGCTGGTTAGTAATGTAAACAGGCTTCAAACGTCAATAAGAACGACGGTGAAAGCGATTGAGGACTTTACGCTTTCGATAAAAAACACTGATTCAGGTAACTGGCGTAATATCAAATAG
- a CDS encoding response regulator transcription factor has product MEIVKILICEDDEALSSLIRFKLSRAGYRNCEVAADGKKAKEMIQDNEYDLVITDIHMPYASGLELTTYIREELKRQTPIIILSSEGVENTVLQSFNLGINDFLTKPFSPQELVIRVKKLLGHQ; this is encoded by the coding sequence ATGGAAATTGTAAAAATACTGATTTGCGAGGATGATGAGGCGCTGAGCTCTCTGATACGATTTAAACTCTCCAGAGCTGGCTATCGGAATTGTGAGGTAGCTGCAGACGGCAAAAAGGCAAAAGAGATGATACAAGACAATGAGTATGACTTAGTCATTACAGATATCCATATGCCTTACGCCTCAGGGCTGGAGCTGACCACCTATATAAGAGAGGAGCTAAAAAGGCAAACACCCATCATCATATTATCATCAGAAGGAGTCGAAAATACCGTGCTTCAAAGCTTCAATTTGGGCATCAACGATTTTCTTACAAAGCCATTTAGCCCGCAAGAGCTTGTCATAAGGGTGAAAAAATTGCTTGGGCATCAATAG